In a single window of the uncultured Dysgonomonas sp. genome:
- the lpdA gene encoding dihydrolipoyl dehydrogenase, whose translation MEHDIAIIGGGPAGYNAAEKAALNGLRTILFEKNAIGGVCLNEGCIPTKTLLYSAKTLDSIKGASKYGISVEGEPTFDLPKIISRKDKVVKKLTAGVSAKLNFNGVTVVQGAANIVNEDNGLFYIKSGDNTYSVKYILLCTGSETIIPPIKGLSDVDYWTSKEALESKELPKSLAIIGGGVIGIEFASFFNSMGVKVNVIEMMPEILGAMDKETSAMLRTDYTKKGVTFRLNTKVVEITKNGVVVEKDGKTETIEADRILVSVGRRPIVKDFGLENLNIEMLKNGIKVNEYMQTSNPRVYAAGDVTGFSLLAHTAIREGEVAISHIVGEDDKMSYKAIPGVVYTNPELAGVGKTEEELNANGESFRVLKLPMAYSGRFVAENEVGNGLCKIIVADDDRIIGCHMLGNPASELIVIAGIAIENGDTVEEFRKHVYPHPTVSEIIHETLFS comes from the coding sequence ATGGAACATGATATAGCAATTATCGGAGGTGGCCCGGCAGGATACAATGCTGCTGAAAAGGCTGCCTTGAACGGTTTGAGAACAATACTCTTCGAGAAAAATGCAATCGGGGGTGTTTGTCTGAACGAAGGGTGTATCCCGACCAAGACATTACTCTATTCAGCTAAAACTCTGGACAGTATAAAAGGTGCATCAAAATATGGAATATCTGTAGAAGGTGAACCAACCTTCGACCTGCCTAAAATTATATCCCGAAAAGATAAGGTTGTAAAAAAACTGACTGCTGGGGTAAGTGCTAAACTGAACTTCAACGGGGTTACAGTTGTGCAGGGTGCAGCCAATATTGTGAATGAAGACAATGGTCTGTTTTACATTAAAAGCGGTGATAACACATACTCCGTAAAATATATACTATTGTGTACCGGCTCCGAAACGATTATTCCCCCCATCAAGGGACTGTCCGATGTAGACTACTGGACATCGAAAGAGGCTCTGGAATCGAAAGAATTACCCAAATCCCTGGCCATTATCGGCGGCGGTGTTATCGGCATCGAATTTGCTTCATTCTTTAACAGTATGGGAGTAAAAGTAAATGTAATAGAGATGATGCCCGAAATACTCGGTGCAATGGATAAAGAAACCTCAGCCATGCTGCGCACCGACTATACAAAGAAAGGTGTTACTTTCCGCCTGAATACAAAAGTGGTAGAGATTACGAAGAACGGTGTTGTAGTAGAAAAAGACGGTAAAACAGAAACCATCGAGGCCGACCGTATCCTCGTAAGCGTAGGCCGCAGGCCGATAGTAAAAGACTTCGGACTCGAAAATCTGAACATCGAAATGCTGAAAAACGGCATTAAAGTGAATGAATACATGCAAACCAGCAATCCTCGTGTATATGCCGCAGGTGATGTTACCGGATTCTCATTACTGGCTCACACTGCGATCCGTGAAGGCGAGGTTGCTATTAGCCATATTGTAGGCGAGGATGATAAAATGAGCTACAAAGCCATCCCGGGAGTAGTTTATACTAACCCTGAACTAGCGGGTGTAGGTAAAACAGAAGAAGAACTGAATGCAAACGGCGAATCATTCCGCGTACTGAAACTCCCGATGGCTTACTCGGGCCGTTTCGTCGCCGAAAATGAGGTGGGCAACGGTCTATGTAAGATAATTGTGGCTGACGACGACCGCATCATCGGTTGTCATATGCTCGGTAATCCGGCATCGGAACTCATTGTTATTGCTGGAATAGCAATTGAAAACGGCGATACTGTGGAAGAATTCCGCAAACATGTATACCCTCACCCTACCGTGAGCGAAATTATACACGAAACGTTATTCTCATGA
- a CDS encoding dihydrolipoamide acetyltransferase family protein has protein sequence MSKFEIKMPKLGESITEGTIISWSIKVGDTINEDDVLFEVNTAKVSAEIPSPVAGKVLEILFKEGDTVAVGTVVAVVQLEDEEGESEEAAPAPAAEKKEEPTTPARAEEKAAPAATPAEPTVSAPATKNSGDRWYSPVVLGKARDAKIDKEELDAIPGSGYEGRLSKRDIEKYIDNKKKGITTAETKPKPVAAEKPAAATASHSQTNDAPKPAVPVAVADGDTVIAMDPIRKIIADRMTSSKKISPHVTNVIEVDVTKLVKWREENKDTFKKREGISLTYMSPIVEATAKALKDFPRVNSSVDGYNIIEKKRINVGVAVSLNDGNLIVPVVKDADKLSISGIAASVNSLANKARANKLMPDEIQGGTFTITNFGSFKSLFGTPIINQPEVAILGVGIIEKKPSIVETPEGDVIAIRHKMYLSLSYDHRVIDGMLGGNFLHRIAEYLENWNE, from the coding sequence ATGTCAAAATTTGAAATAAAAATGCCCAAACTGGGCGAAAGTATTACAGAAGGGACAATCATTTCGTGGTCGATAAAAGTAGGTGACACCATCAACGAAGATGATGTATTGTTCGAAGTGAATACAGCAAAGGTAAGTGCGGAAATCCCGTCGCCTGTTGCTGGTAAGGTACTTGAAATACTGTTTAAGGAAGGAGATACTGTTGCGGTGGGCACAGTGGTCGCTGTCGTACAACTCGAAGATGAAGAAGGCGAGAGCGAAGAAGCTGCTCCGGCCCCGGCTGCTGAAAAGAAAGAAGAACCTACGACTCCGGCAAGAGCAGAAGAAAAAGCCGCTCCGGCTGCTACACCTGCCGAACCGACAGTAAGTGCACCCGCTACAAAAAACAGTGGCGACAGATGGTATTCGCCTGTTGTTCTAGGCAAAGCCCGCGATGCTAAAATCGATAAAGAAGAACTCGATGCTATTCCCGGCTCCGGATACGAAGGCCGTTTGAGTAAACGCGATATAGAAAAATATATAGACAATAAGAAAAAAGGAATTACTACTGCGGAAACAAAACCAAAACCAGTAGCTGCAGAAAAGCCTGCTGCTGCAACGGCTTCACATTCACAAACCAACGATGCGCCGAAGCCTGCCGTTCCTGTGGCTGTAGCCGATGGCGATACAGTCATTGCAATGGATCCTATACGCAAGATCATTGCTGACCGGATGACTTCATCCAAGAAGATTTCTCCGCATGTAACCAACGTGATCGAAGTAGATGTAACCAAACTGGTGAAATGGCGTGAAGAGAACAAAGATACATTCAAGAAACGCGAAGGTATCAGTCTTACATATATGTCTCCAATCGTAGAGGCGACAGCTAAGGCTTTGAAAGATTTCCCTCGTGTAAATTCATCGGTAGATGGATATAATATTATAGAGAAGAAACGTATCAATGTGGGTGTTGCCGTATCGCTGAACGATGGTAACCTGATTGTACCTGTAGTAAAAGATGCCGACAAACTAAGTATTAGCGGAATAGCCGCATCTGTAAACTCACTTGCTAACAAGGCACGCGCAAACAAACTGATGCCGGACGAGATACAAGGCGGTACATTTACTATCACCAATTTCGGATCATTCAAGAGCTTGTTCGGTACTCCGATCATCAATCAGCCGGAAGTTGCAATTCTGGGTGTAGGTATTATCGAAAAGAAACCTTCTATAGTAGAAACTCCTGAAGGAGATGTAATAGCTATCCGTCACAAGATGTATCTGTCATTGTCGTATGATCACCGTGTGATAGACGGTATGCTGGGAGGTAACTTCTTGCACCGCATAGCAGAGTATCTGGAAAACTGGAATGAATAA
- a CDS encoding DUF2867 domain-containing protein, giving the protein MIVTQKKNIPQKALVNKYLPVNYKDIFECIIENTPMITADDIQVAFWTINPKWLENLFRIRNTLVKPFGLKGDENRNTEEIERCIRQGGNYGLMSVPDKSENETVLCLSDKHLSAHLSVCIEYEGNKQTISVITLVEFHNWLGYAYFYAICPFHHIVVRKMLKHAIRTCTD; this is encoded by the coding sequence ATGATCGTAACACAAAAAAAGAATATTCCTCAAAAGGCATTAGTAAACAAATATCTTCCGGTCAACTACAAAGACATTTTCGAATGCATCATAGAGAATACTCCTATGATCACTGCCGACGATATTCAGGTTGCCTTCTGGACTATAAATCCTAAGTGGCTCGAAAATCTTTTCCGCATTCGCAACACGTTGGTTAAGCCATTCGGACTCAAAGGAGATGAAAACCGGAATACAGAAGAAATTGAACGTTGTATACGTCAGGGTGGTAATTATGGGCTTATGTCTGTTCCTGACAAATCAGAAAATGAAACGGTGCTCTGCCTCAGCGACAAGCATTTGTCAGCGCATTTGTCTGTCTGTATAGAATATGAGGGAAACAAACAGACTATAAGTGTTATTACATTGGTCGAGTTTCATAACTGGCTTGGATATGCTTATTTCTATGCTATTTGCCCTTTTCATCATATTGTGGTAAGGAAAATGCTGAAGCATGCTATTAGGACTTGCACAGACTAG
- a CDS encoding lipoate--protein ligase family protein has product MLCINNTHTDAYFNLASEEYLLKNFSEDIFMLWQNEPSVIVGKYQNVLAEINLDFVKRNRIKVVRRFSGGGTVFHDLGNLNLTFIEKNNNVNFDKFTKQIIALLSEIGIHAQSDERRAINIDGLKISGSAQCVHKDRVMYHATLLFSSDLSSLVSTLESDPKQLENKTDNRIYVKSVKSPVTNILQHLDKPLDIKFFKKYILDYFLNKDKENKMYKFSKEDISAVETLSALKYTTEEWNFHGNRPVSNNYLYV; this is encoded by the coding sequence ATGCTTTGTATCAACAATACTCATACCGACGCTTATTTCAATCTGGCAAGCGAAGAATATCTTCTGAAAAATTTCAGTGAAGATATTTTTATGCTATGGCAAAACGAACCGTCGGTCATTGTTGGCAAATATCAGAATGTACTGGCTGAGATAAATCTCGACTTCGTCAAACGTAACCGGATAAAAGTCGTCAGGCGCTTTTCGGGCGGAGGTACAGTGTTTCACGACCTCGGCAACCTCAACCTCACATTCATCGAGAAAAATAATAATGTAAACTTCGACAAGTTCACAAAACAGATTATCGCCCTACTCTCCGAAATCGGTATACATGCCCAATCGGACGAACGCAGGGCGATAAATATTGACGGACTGAAGATATCGGGAAGTGCGCAATGTGTACACAAAGACAGGGTAATGTATCATGCTACCCTGCTTTTTTCGTCTGACCTCAGCAGCCTTGTCTCCACATTGGAGAGCGACCCTAAGCAACTGGAAAACAAGACAGACAACCGTATTTATGTAAAATCGGTAAAAAGCCCTGTTACCAATATTCTGCAACACCTGGATAAGCCTTTGGATATAAAGTTTTTCAAGAAATACATACTCGATTATTTTCTCAATAAGGACAAGGAAAACAAGATGTATAAATTTTCGAAAGAAGATATTTCCGCTGTAGAAACACTATCGGCATTGAAATATACTACCGAAGAGTGGAACTTTCATGGCAACAGGCCAGTAAGCAATAATTATTTATATGTATAA
- a CDS encoding alpha-ketoacid dehydrogenase subunit alpha/beta yields the protein MKKYDIKTTDKETLKKWYHLMTLGRAIDEKAPAYLLQSLGWSYHAPYAGHDGIQLAMGQVFKRGEDFMFPYYRDMLTVLSAGLTAEELILNGISKATDPASGGRHMSNHFAKPEWGIQNVSSATANHDSQAVGTARAMVYYKHKGVAIASHGDSSTSEGYVYEAINGASKERLPFILVVQDNGYGISVPKKDQTANRKASENFSGIKNLRIIHCNGKDVFDSMNAMTEAREFAIENRTPVIVHANCVRIGSHSNSDKHTLYRDENELKYVKEADPLMKFRRMLLRYKRLTEEELKEIEANAKKELSAANKKALAAPDPDPASIFDFVNPEPYHPQKYVDGTHKEEGEKKNLVTALNETLKAEFRHNPDTFLWGQDVANKDKGGVFNVSKGMQQEFGEERVFNAPIAEDYIVATANGMSRFDKKIRIVVEGAEFADYFWPAMEQYVECTHDYWRSNGKFSPNITLRLASGGFIGGGMYHSQNLEGTLTTLPGARIVYPSFADDAAGLLRTSMRSEGFTVFLEPKALYNSVEASTVIPDDFEVPFGKARIRRPGKDLSLITYGNTTLFSLNAAERLAKEGGWDVEVIDIRSLVPLDKDAIFESVKKTSKVLVVHEDKVFSGFGAEIAAMIGTEMFRYLDAPVQRVGSTFTPVGFNPILEKAVLPGEDRIYEAAKKLLEY from the coding sequence ATGAAAAAATACGATATAAAAACCACAGACAAAGAAACGCTCAAAAAATGGTATCACCTGATGACATTGGGGCGTGCTATCGACGAGAAAGCTCCTGCTTATCTCCTGCAATCGCTGGGTTGGTCGTATCATGCACCTTATGCGGGGCATGACGGCATACAACTGGCAATGGGACAAGTATTTAAAAGGGGCGAAGATTTTATGTTTCCCTACTACAGAGATATGCTCACCGTACTATCGGCAGGACTAACCGCCGAAGAGCTTATTCTGAACGGTATATCAAAAGCTACCGACCCTGCCAGTGGCGGACGCCATATGTCGAATCACTTTGCCAAGCCTGAATGGGGAATACAGAATGTATCGTCGGCAACTGCCAATCACGACTCTCAGGCTGTAGGTACTGCCCGCGCTATGGTTTACTATAAGCACAAAGGGGTGGCAATAGCTTCGCACGGAGATTCATCTACATCGGAAGGTTATGTATACGAAGCAATCAATGGAGCATCGAAAGAACGCCTGCCATTTATCCTTGTTGTTCAGGACAATGGTTATGGTATATCCGTTCCTAAAAAAGACCAGACAGCTAACCGTAAGGCCTCTGAAAATTTCAGTGGAATTAAAAACCTGCGCATCATACATTGTAATGGTAAAGATGTATTCGATTCGATGAACGCTATGACCGAAGCCCGCGAATTCGCTATCGAAAATCGCACTCCGGTAATTGTACACGCCAATTGCGTACGTATAGGCTCGCACTCCAACTCGGATAAACATACGCTTTATCGTGACGAAAACGAATTGAAATATGTAAAAGAAGCCGATCCTCTGATGAAGTTTCGCCGTATGCTGTTGCGCTACAAACGCCTCACAGAAGAGGAGTTGAAAGAAATAGAAGCCAATGCAAAGAAAGAATTGAGTGCCGCTAACAAAAAAGCTTTAGCTGCACCCGATCCTGATCCTGCTTCGATATTTGACTTTGTAAACCCTGAACCATATCACCCTCAGAAATATGTTGACGGTACGCATAAGGAAGAAGGAGAAAAGAAAAATCTCGTTACTGCATTGAACGAAACATTAAAAGCTGAATTCCGGCACAATCCGGATACTTTCCTTTGGGGACAGGACGTAGCCAATAAGGACAAAGGAGGTGTGTTTAACGTATCGAAAGGTATGCAGCAGGAATTTGGCGAAGAACGTGTTTTTAATGCACCTATTGCCGAAGACTACATCGTGGCCACAGCCAATGGTATGAGCCGATTTGACAAAAAAATCCGTATCGTAGTCGAAGGTGCCGAGTTTGCCGATTACTTCTGGCCAGCCATGGAACAATATGTGGAATGCACGCACGACTACTGGCGCAGCAATGGTAAATTTTCACCGAATATTACCTTAAGGTTGGCTTCGGGCGGATTTATCGGTGGCGGTATGTATCACTCGCAAAATCTGGAAGGAACATTAACAACGCTTCCGGGTGCACGCATTGTTTACCCGTCATTTGCAGATGATGCTGCGGGATTGCTACGTACTAGTATGCGTTCCGAAGGATTTACCGTATTCCTTGAACCGAAAGCATTATACAACTCAGTAGAAGCCTCAACCGTCATCCCTGACGACTTTGAAGTACCTTTCGGAAAGGCACGTATCCGCCGTCCGGGTAAAGATTTGAGCCTTATCACATACGGCAACACAACCCTATTCAGCCTCAATGCAGCGGAACGTCTAGCCAAAGAAGGCGGTTGGGATGTGGAAGTAATCGATATCCGCTCGCTTGTACCTCTCGACAAAGACGCAATTTTCGAATCGGTGAAGAAAACCAGCAAAGTACTTGTTGTACATGAAGATAAAGTATTCTCCGGATTTGGTGCAGAAATAGCAGCCATGATAGGAACTGAAATGTTCCGCTATCTGGATGCTCCTGTGCAGCGTGTAGGCTCTACATTTACTCCGGTAGGTTTCAATCCTATATTGGAAAAGGCTGTATTGCCGGGAGAAGATCGGATATATGAGGCAGCTAAGAAGTTATTAGAATATTAG
- a CDS encoding isochorismate synthase, producing MEFNQDFDYSIFDSLIEKNVSFAVYRQARQQDIHLVLQTSQATLCLASLSDLNGKTGFVIAPFRISEDTPLIVIHPDICLKGDVVIFSYLSDCHFEGGAPHIDIHNQTSVNSFTQYSSDYTAFYSALSENKLQKLVLSRTFDVEKKRSFSAGTAFHEACAKYHSNFVFLCNTPQTGAWMGISPELLVSEQDGVYKTVALAGTKKVSSEDWDDKNRKEQQIVVDYMQQQLDQLCGDVIQSGPFTAQAGNIEHLKTKFSFKLKDGYKIGDLLALLHPSPAVCGFPKESAFDFILKNESYDRRYYSGFVGPLDIEGSSRLYVNLRCMQIGDDLLRLYAGGGMLLSSELKSEWEETENKLQTILSVI from the coding sequence ATGGAATTTAATCAAGATTTCGATTATAGTATTTTTGATTCCCTGATTGAAAAAAATGTATCCTTTGCCGTATACAGGCAGGCAAGGCAACAAGATATACATCTGGTATTACAAACATCACAGGCTACTTTATGTCTGGCTTCTTTGTCCGATCTGAATGGGAAGACAGGCTTTGTTATCGCTCCTTTTCGTATATCGGAAGATACACCTCTTATTGTCATTCACCCTGATATCTGCCTGAAAGGAGATGTGGTAATATTCAGCTATTTATCGGATTGTCATTTCGAAGGAGGGGCGCCCCACATTGATATTCATAATCAAACATCTGTAAATTCGTTCACTCAATATAGCTCCGACTACACTGCTTTCTATTCAGCGTTGTCTGAAAATAAATTGCAAAAACTGGTGCTTTCCCGCACATTCGATGTGGAAAAAAAACGTAGTTTTTCAGCAGGCACGGCTTTCCATGAGGCATGTGCGAAATATCATTCCAACTTTGTATTTCTATGTAATACTCCACAAACCGGGGCGTGGATGGGTATTTCTCCCGAATTGCTGGTATCGGAGCAAGATGGAGTGTACAAAACAGTAGCACTGGCAGGTACAAAAAAAGTATCGTCCGAAGATTGGGATGATAAAAACCGGAAGGAGCAGCAGATTGTTGTTGATTATATGCAGCAGCAGCTTGATCAACTGTGTGGAGATGTAATACAAAGTGGTCCATTTACTGCACAGGCAGGAAATATAGAGCATTTGAAAACCAAATTCTCGTTTAAACTGAAAGATGGATACAAGATAGGGGATTTGCTCGCGTTGTTGCATCCCAGCCCCGCAGTATGCGGATTTCCGAAAGAATCGGCTTTCGATTTTATTCTTAAGAATGAATCGTATGATCGTCGCTATTATTCGGGGTTTGTAGGTCCATTGGATATTGAGGGAAGCAGCCGCCTGTATGTAAACCTGAGGTGTATGCAAATAGGGGATGATTTACTCCGGCTTTATGCGGGAGGAGGTATGCTTCTTTCTTCGGAACTGAAATCGGAATGGGAAGAAACAGAAAATAAATTGCAAACGATATTGTCGGTAATTTAA
- the menD gene encoding 2-succinyl-5-enolpyruvyl-6-hydroxy-3-cyclohexene-1-carboxylic-acid synthase: MFSVKKNVLQTVAMLKAYGIRHVVMSPGSRNAPLMQTFSQESSFDCHVIVDERNAAFYALGIIQCTRKPIVICCTSGTALLNYAPAVAEAYYQQLPLIVVSADRSQEWIGQMDGQTLPQAGVFGSLVKKSVNLPEIETERDTWFCNRLINEALIDCMTDAQGPVHINVPISEPLFDYSVEKLPEVRKINLASIEKSVDTTPFSDKWNHLPKRMIIVGQLPKSPGLVKVLEKLVGRNDCIVLVEHPSNCVSPLFISNFDALLYAIPDEKKTDLVPDLVVTIGGHIVSKRLKQFLRGNKPVSHWHITPSGEVVDLFQSLTDLVETDNEKFLKALYNAISTDEQRPYSGLWKEASEKITEPSSETPFSDIQAMGDFLKRLPGNSVLHLANSSTVRNAQLYLLDKSVNVFCNRGTNGIESSLSSAIGFASVYEGITYLVIGDLSFFYGLNSLWNISHIKNLRILLVNNGGGGIFHLLPGLNKAPSLKQYVAATHNTGAGEWVRASGMKYLSATSEEELSKAFETFMNETIRESMVLEVITDMEVSKATFKDYYHKLISKLAN, from the coding sequence ATGTTCTCAGTAAAGAAAAATGTATTACAAACGGTAGCGATGCTCAAGGCGTACGGGATACGGCATGTAGTAATGTCTCCCGGTTCACGCAACGCACCATTGATGCAGACATTTTCGCAGGAGTCGTCTTTCGATTGTCATGTGATAGTGGATGAGCGTAATGCGGCGTTCTATGCACTGGGTATTATCCAGTGTACGCGTAAGCCTATTGTTATCTGTTGTACATCGGGTACCGCCCTGCTCAATTATGCCCCGGCTGTAGCGGAGGCATATTATCAGCAATTACCTCTGATAGTGGTTTCGGCGGACCGTTCGCAGGAATGGATAGGACAAATGGACGGGCAGACATTGCCGCAGGCAGGAGTTTTCGGTTCGTTGGTAAAGAAATCTGTGAATCTGCCGGAAATAGAAACAGAACGGGATACATGGTTTTGCAACCGTCTTATAAATGAGGCCTTGATTGATTGTATGACTGATGCTCAGGGGCCTGTACATATCAATGTACCTATATCGGAACCCTTATTCGATTATTCGGTGGAGAAACTTCCCGAGGTAAGAAAAATAAATCTTGCCTCTATTGAAAAATCGGTTGATACAACACCTTTTTCGGATAAGTGGAACCATTTGCCCAAACGTATGATTATAGTTGGGCAGTTACCAAAATCGCCCGGATTAGTAAAGGTTTTGGAGAAATTAGTGGGACGGAATGATTGCATTGTATTGGTAGAGCATCCGTCCAATTGTGTTTCACCTTTGTTCATATCCAATTTCGATGCTTTATTATATGCTATCCCCGACGAAAAGAAGACTGATCTTGTACCCGATTTGGTTGTTACTATCGGTGGGCATATCGTTTCAAAGCGATTGAAGCAATTTCTAAGAGGGAATAAGCCTGTAAGTCACTGGCATATTACACCGTCGGGCGAAGTGGTAGACCTTTTCCAATCCCTCACAGATTTGGTTGAGACTGATAACGAGAAATTTCTCAAAGCTTTGTATAATGCCATTTCGACAGATGAACAAAGGCCATATTCCGGCTTATGGAAAGAGGCTTCGGAGAAGATAACGGAACCGTCTTCTGAGACACCGTTTTCCGATATCCAGGCTATGGGTGATTTTCTGAAACGCTTACCCGGAAATTCTGTTTTGCATTTGGCAAATAGCTCTACCGTGCGCAATGCACAGCTTTACTTATTGGATAAATCGGTAAATGTATTTTGTAATCGCGGGACGAACGGGATAGAAAGTTCATTGTCTTCGGCTATTGGTTTTGCATCCGTTTACGAGGGCATAACCTATTTGGTTATAGGCGATCTGAGTTTCTTTTACGGACTGAATTCATTGTGGAATATTTCACATATAAAAAATCTCCGGATACTGCTCGTCAATAATGGCGGTGGCGGTATTTTCCACCTGCTACCGGGATTGAATAAGGCTCCATCGCTGAAGCAATATGTTGCTGCAACGCATAATACCGGAGCTGGGGAATGGGTGCGTGCTTCGGGCATGAAATATCTTTC
- a CDS encoding flavodoxin, with protein sequence MKKIGLFYGTSTTKTAAIAKKVKAAFGEDKIDLIPVEDAWTKDFESYTNIIIGVSTWFDGELPTYWDEVKPELETLKMKGKKIAIFGLGDQVKYPENFVDGIGILAETFEAIGATLVGLTSTEGYTFEHSRAIRDGKFTGLAIDFENQHSKTDKRVKEWVEQLKKEFD encoded by the coding sequence ATGAAAAAAATAGGATTGTTTTACGGAACAAGCACAACCAAAACCGCGGCAATAGCAAAAAAAGTAAAGGCTGCATTCGGTGAGGACAAGATTGATCTCATTCCCGTAGAAGATGCATGGACTAAAGATTTTGAAAGCTATACCAACATTATCATCGGTGTTTCCACTTGGTTCGATGGAGAACTGCCTACTTATTGGGACGAAGTAAAACCTGAACTGGAAACATTGAAGATGAAAGGGAAAAAGATTGCTATCTTCGGACTGGGCGATCAGGTGAAGTATCCCGAAAACTTCGTGGACGGGATAGGTATCCTTGCTGAAACATTCGAGGCTATCGGAGCTACTCTTGTTGGGCTTACTTCTACAGAGGGCTATACATTCGAACACTCACGTGCCATACGAGATGGAAAGTTTACAGGACTGGCTATCGATTTCGAAAACCAGCATAGCAAGACAGACAAAAGAGTTAAAGAATGGGTGGAGCAATTAAAGAAGGAATTTGATTGA